A stretch of the Lolium perenne isolate Kyuss_39 chromosome 3, Kyuss_2.0, whole genome shotgun sequence genome encodes the following:
- the LOC127338936 gene encoding dirigent protein 8-like, which produces MATPSFALSLLLLFLAMPYPSLSCPATPCECELNLQLYLHQIVQGQPNHNQIVVTGPPVPEPAGFGTLVVIDWTVIDAIQPNATIVARAKGMAVQASIGVSGSWFNYFSLVFENARFSGSTLEVMGNFYDPKDGQMAIMGGTGELVSAHGVIKYKKVQETIGLDTYRQFNISAFYAPSTGYTCGAALL; this is translated from the exons ATGGCCACTCCCAGCTTTGCCTTGTCCTTGCTTTTGCTCTTCCTAGCCATGCCCTACCCTTCCCTCTCATGCCCAGCTACTCCTTGCGAATGTGAGCTTAAcctgcagttgtatttgcaccagATTGTTCAAGGTCAACCAAACCATAATCAGATAGTAGTAACAGGTCCACCAGTACCCGAGCCAGCAGGGTTTGGTACGCTGGTTGTTATTGATTGGACTGTAATTGATGCAATTCAACCCAATGCAACCATCGTTGCTCGTGCAAAAGGCATGGCAGTGCAGGCTTCTATAGGGGTTTCAGGCAGCTGGTTTAATTATTTCAGCCTGGTGTTTGAGAATGCCAG GTTCAGTGGATCAACACTTGAGGTGATGGGGAATTTTTATGATCCGAAGGATGGCCAGATGGCAATTATGGGCGGCACAGGAGAACTTGTTTCGGCACATGGCGTCATCAAGTACAAAAAAGTCCAGGAAACTATCGGTCTGGATACCTACAGACAGTTCAACATCAGTGCATTCTACGCCCCATCTACT GGGTATACATGTGGCGCTGCCCTCCTGTGA